In Flavivirga abyssicola, the following are encoded in one genomic region:
- a CDS encoding lipid-binding protein, with translation MITLRNIIVKLILGTFLIVGINSCDEGGEPDPGSTLVVEMAGDWYVKAYDESGTNALTGFSLFSTYNTSDNDSSLWLDDHEGIFPLKSKVAVDLNAMTFSASDAENLFDAAGIATVTEGKILKKATTSTGGNVVDSIAFKVTLQNDPGNVYLIGGYKRTGLLEDEH, from the coding sequence ATGATTACATTAAGAAATATAATAGTAAAATTAATATTGGGAACATTTCTTATAGTAGGAATTAATTCCTGCGATGAGGGAGGAGAGCCAGATCCAGGTTCAACTCTAGTTGTTGAAATGGCCGGTGACTGGTATGTTAAAGCTTATGATGAGAGCGGTACTAATGCGTTAACAGGTTTTAGTTTATTTTCTACATACAATACAAGTGACAATGACAGCAGTTTATGGTTAGATGATCACGAAGGTATTTTTCCATTAAAGTCTAAAGTAGCAGTTGATCTAAATGCGATGACATTTTCAGCTTCTGATGCCGAAAATCTTTTTGATGCTGCTGGTATAGCTACTGTTACTGAAGGTAAAATATTAAAAAAAGCAACTACATCTACTGGAGGTAATGTAGTAGATAGTATTGCTTTTAAAGTTACTTTGCAAAACGATCCAGGTAACGTATATTTAATTGGAGGTTACAAAAGAACTGGTTTGTTGGAAGACGAACACTAA
- the rpsG gene encoding 30S ribosomal protein S7, producing MRKRAAKKRPLLPDPRFNDQLVTRFVNMMMWDGKKSVAFKVFYDAIDIVDSKKTDEEKTALETWKDALSNVMPHVEVRSRRVGGATFQIPMQIRPDRKVSTAMKWLIGYARKRNEKSMAQRLASEILAAAKEEGAAVKKRVDTHKMAEANKAFSHFRF from the coding sequence ATGAGAAAAAGAGCAGCAAAAAAGAGACCGCTTTTACCGGATCCACGTTTTAACGATCAGTTAGTAACTCGTTTCGTTAATATGATGATGTGGGATGGAAAGAAGTCTGTCGCTTTTAAAGTATTCTATGATGCCATTGATATTGTAGATTCGAAAAAAACTGACGAAGAAAAAACAGCTTTAGAAACATGGAAAGATGCGTTATCAAATGTGATGCCTCACGTAGAAGTACGTAGCCGTCGTGTTGGTGGTGCAACATTCCAGATTCCAATGCAAATTCGTCCAGACCGTAAGGTTTCTACAGCGATGAAATGGCTTATAGGTTATGCGCGTAAAAGAAATGAAAAATCTATGGCACAACGCTTAGCTTCAGAGATTTTAGCAGCAGCGAAAGAAGAAGGAGCAGCAGTTAAGAAAAGAGTTGATACTCACAAAATGGCAGAAGCAAACAAAGCATTCTCTCACTTTAGATTTTAA
- the rlmB gene encoding 23S rRNA (guanosine(2251)-2'-O)-methyltransferase RlmB, with amino-acid sequence MQEQTQIFGIRAIIEAINAGETIDKVFLQKGLKGELFSELETALRKNSINSSYVPVEKLNRLTRKNHQGAVAQISPIEFHDIETLVLNVIESGKTPLFLLLDQLSDVRNFGAIIRTAECTGVDGIIIQKKGGAPVNGDTIKTSAGAVFKVPICKVDHIKDAVFYMQASGINVIAATEKTNDTLYDVSFKAPCAIIMGSEGRGINPSILKVVDAKAKLPLLGEIESLNVSVACGAFLYEAIRQRL; translated from the coding sequence ATGCAAGAACAAACACAAATTTTTGGTATTAGAGCTATTATTGAAGCTATAAATGCAGGTGAAACAATTGATAAAGTATTTCTTCAAAAAGGTCTTAAAGGCGAGCTTTTTAGCGAATTAGAAACCGCCTTAAGAAAGAACTCAATAAACTCTTCTTATGTTCCTGTTGAAAAACTTAACAGACTCACTAGAAAAAATCACCAAGGTGCCGTTGCTCAAATTTCTCCAATTGAATTTCATGATATTGAAACGCTAGTCTTAAATGTCATAGAATCTGGTAAAACCCCTTTATTTTTATTATTAGATCAACTAAGCGATGTTCGTAATTTTGGTGCTATTATACGAACCGCAGAATGCACGGGTGTGGATGGTATTATTATTCAAAAAAAAGGTGGTGCCCCTGTAAATGGTGATACTATTAAAACAAGTGCTGGAGCTGTTTTTAAAGTACCTATTTGTAAAGTTGACCATATTAAAGATGCTGTTTTTTACATGCAGGCTTCTGGCATCAATGTTATTGCTGCTACCGAGAAAACAAATGATACACTATATGATGTTTCTTTTAAAGCCCCTTGCGCCATTATTATGGGCTCTGAAGGTAGAGGCATAAACCCATCTATATTAAAAGTAGTTGATGCCAAAGCGAAACTACCTTTATTAGGCGAGATTGAATCTTTAAATGTTTCCGTGGCATGTGGTGCTTTTTTGTATGAAGCCATAAGACAACGCCTCTAA
- the rpsL gene encoding 30S ribosomal protein S12, which produces MPTISQLVRTGRAKITKKSKSAALDSCPQRRGVCTRVYTTTPKKPNSAMRKVARVRLTNGNEVNAYIGGEGHNLQEHSIVLVRGGRVKDLPGVRYHIVRGALDTAGVSGRTQRRSKYGAKRPKK; this is translated from the coding sequence ATGCCAACAATTTCACAATTAGTAAGAACAGGAAGAGCCAAAATAACCAAGAAGAGTAAATCGGCTGCTTTAGATTCTTGTCCGCAAAGACGTGGTGTATGTACTCGTGTTTACACGACAACTCCTAAAAAACCAAACTCAGCAATGCGTAAGGTAGCAAGGGTTCGTTTAACAAACGGTAACGAGGTTAATGCATACATTGGTGGAGAAGGACACAATCTACAAGAGCACTCGATAGTATTGGTTAGAGGTGGAAGGGTAAAAGATTTGCCAGGAGTTAGATATCACATCGTTCGTGGTGCTTTAGACACCGCAGGTGTTTCAGGTAGAACACAACGTAGATCTAAGTATGGTGCAAAACGCCCTAAGAAGTAA
- a CDS encoding SusD/RagB family nutrient-binding outer membrane lipoprotein, translating to MKKIIFSLVAISFLLLSCEDQLDINRDPDLLSQDNAALSSEIAAGMMGIGATQNFYYAFIGGIWAQQWSQSLAASQYRAIDDYSIGTNDYIGGWSNMYDALSDIKNAKKLALEQENWNYYLIASCLDVYASQIMTDFYNDVPYKEANLGINNLQPNFNTGQEIYDFMIEDLDDALGRDLANSSLPAPGADDFMFSGVMARWVEFANTLKLKIYLRQTEARSSVAQAGITAMINANAAFLNVDAAIPSSVFKDEANISNPLYENDRRQLNTNSNLRASTTLWSYLDANSDPRLDAFYGLGNPLDQGDYNSDAAPNSVSIADISPLSPVFFISAAQSYFMQAEAMERYNSGTGAKALYDAGVAAAFEKSPNFFDDTKSEANQNWVFEAPYDHTPFIETGGAYEYPEAGTLDDKLTAIITQKWISNYPDQGYESFFEQHRTGIPAISAVPQTSLSYVPGEFAYSVNGVTGGIFPQRLVYPNTELSRNSNAPEIVEITVPVWWNN from the coding sequence ATGAAAAAAATAATATTTAGTTTAGTGGCGATTAGTTTCTTATTATTGTCATGTGAAGACCAATTAGACATAAACAGAGATCCAGATTTGTTATCTCAAGATAATGCAGCATTATCATCAGAAATTGCTGCTGGAATGATGGGTATTGGAGCTACTCAAAATTTTTACTATGCTTTCATAGGAGGAATTTGGGCTCAGCAATGGTCTCAAAGTTTAGCAGCGAGTCAGTACAGAGCTATTGATGATTATAGCATTGGTACTAATGATTACATCGGAGGATGGAGCAACATGTATGACGCGTTATCAGATATTAAAAATGCTAAAAAATTAGCATTAGAGCAAGAGAATTGGAATTATTACTTAATAGCATCTTGCTTAGATGTATATGCGTCTCAAATAATGACGGACTTTTACAATGATGTACCATATAAAGAAGCAAATTTAGGTATCAATAACCTTCAACCAAACTTTAATACAGGCCAAGAAATCTATGATTTTATGATTGAGGATTTGGATGATGCGCTAGGCAGAGATTTAGCAAACTCATCATTACCTGCACCTGGTGCTGATGACTTCATGTTTAGTGGCGTTATGGCAAGATGGGTAGAATTTGCTAACACTTTGAAGCTTAAAATTTATTTAAGACAAACAGAAGCGAGATCGTCTGTAGCACAAGCTGGTATTACAGCTATGATCAATGCTAATGCTGCTTTTCTAAACGTAGATGCAGCTATTCCTTCTAGTGTTTTTAAAGATGAAGCAAACATTAGTAATCCTTTATATGAAAACGATAGAAGACAATTGAACACGAACTCTAATCTAAGAGCAAGTACCACTCTGTGGTCTTATTTAGATGCTAATTCAGACCCTAGACTTGATGCTTTTTATGGTTTAGGAAATCCATTAGATCAAGGAGATTATAACAGTGATGCTGCTCCTAATTCTGTGTCAATAGCTGACATCAGTCCTTTATCTCCAGTATTCTTTATTAGTGCTGCTCAAAGTTACTTTATGCAAGCTGAAGCTATGGAAAGATACAATAGTGGTACTGGGGCAAAAGCTTTGTATGATGCTGGTGTAGCTGCTGCATTTGAAAAAAGTCCAAACTTTTTTGATGACACAAAATCCGAGGCTAATCAAAATTGGGTGTTTGAAGCACCATATGATCATACGCCATTTATCGAAACTGGCGGTGCATATGAATACCCAGAAGCTGGAACTTTAGATGATAAACTTACTGCCATTATAACTCAAAAATGGATATCTAATTACCCCGATCAGGGATATGAATCATTTTTCGAACAGCATAGAACAGGTATTCCTGCTATTTCGGCGGTTCCCCAAACAAGTTTAAGCTATGTACCAGGAGAATTCGCATATTCCGTTAATGGTGTAACTGGAGGCATTTTTCCTCAGCGTTTAGTATATCCTAACACTGAATTGTCAAGAAATTCAAATGCTCCAGAAATAGTAGAAATAACAGTTCCAGTTTGGTGGAATAATTAA
- a CDS encoding SusC/RagA family TonB-linked outer membrane protein, with protein MKTKFSGILTLLLAFVVQLTFAQEKTISGTVSDDSGLPLPGATVLVKGTSSGTSSDFDGKYSIRASQGDILVFSFVGYTTIEAPVGSSNTVNVTLSEDAESLEEIVVTAFGKTKTKREVSSAVAIIDNEELTNVTNINPLESLSGKISGVDLSTPAQVGATSKVIIRGFSSLGSNQPLYIIDGSPINNTQNQLVSAAGDTAVNRTFDGGSGLNDLDPNNIETISVLKGAAAAALYGSRASNGAIIITTKRGRNNQGLKVDVVSSIDFLEVARVPHLQNDFGQGWNGQSYSSLPSGGQGASNENGSWGAPFDGQIRTFGHIIDNSQQIKPYVALKDNIKDFYDIGSVYTNSIRLSGGGSNTMFSLGFTNTDSDGIIPTDADAFSRRVFNASGGISSDKFRLNVSANYVERDQNVVNTGQGDNAGEGEVLIQEIIQIPRDVSLVDLADYKNNIFNSNDNFYTPYSRNPYWTINENGNNLKSNRFYGNANLNYSIVENLSATVQFGGDITNTTNKSFGAVINYSPGSPNALLGATTNAGGVTESKTLRKEYDTFFTLDYDNNVTEELTVDASLGLNYNERSTDFSRVQITDLSVPNFYELSNTAGRPIVTQNNSLRRTYGIFGSATIGYKNRYFLTLTGRNDWSSTLPVENNSFFYPSAGLSAIVLDNSQHTVKLRAAIARVAKDTGPYNTENALIPAVNSGGFGQILFPIGGQNAFELSGIIGNPNLKPEITNEYEFGTEISLFNSRVNIDFAYYNKDTEGVIIRRPLPRSTGYASLTGNFIDLNNKGVELALSGYPVRGSDFTWELGYTFTKNENEVTDLAEGLDEILINSAFAVNFYAEKGKPLGVFKTRVPLTNADGQVIVNPSTGIPTQTTDEVEIGNSQRDFIMGLKNTFTYKNLSLSFNFDWKEGGKMYSYTGRLLGFTGNSILTTYNNRNTFIVPNSVVDNGNGTFSENTTPITFENVTGFYSSSNNGSTEVNHVVDRSFIRLRDLSLSYRIPLSLIDRLGVSRASITAYGKNLFLWTPDDNPYVDPEISTFGSDLASEFGEFSTNPSQRTYGVSLKVSF; from the coding sequence ATGAAAACAAAGTTTAGTGGAATTCTAACGCTATTACTAGCGTTTGTCGTGCAGCTAACGTTTGCACAAGAAAAGACAATTTCAGGTACAGTTTCAGATGATTCTGGTCTACCGTTACCTGGAGCAACTGTCTTAGTTAAAGGTACTAGTTCTGGTACATCTTCAGATTTCGACGGAAAATATTCAATTAGAGCTAGCCAAGGGGACATCCTTGTTTTTAGTTTCGTAGGATACACAACCATTGAAGCTCCTGTTGGCAGTTCTAACACTGTTAATGTAACATTATCAGAAGATGCGGAATCTTTAGAAGAAATTGTTGTAACTGCTTTTGGTAAGACTAAAACCAAAAGAGAGGTTAGTTCTGCTGTTGCTATTATTGACAATGAAGAACTAACAAATGTAACTAACATAAACCCTTTAGAATCTCTTTCTGGAAAAATTTCCGGGGTGGATTTATCTACTCCAGCACAGGTCGGTGCTACATCTAAAGTTATTATTAGAGGTTTTAGCTCCCTTGGAAGCAATCAACCTCTTTATATAATTGATGGTTCTCCTATTAATAATACACAAAACCAGTTAGTTTCTGCAGCTGGAGATACTGCTGTTAACCGTACATTTGATGGAGGTAGTGGTTTGAATGATTTAGACCCAAATAATATTGAGACAATAAGTGTCCTTAAAGGTGCGGCAGCGGCGGCACTTTATGGTTCAAGAGCTTCAAATGGAGCTATTATCATTACTACTAAAAGAGGTCGTAATAACCAAGGATTAAAAGTAGATGTTGTCAGTTCAATTGATTTTTTAGAAGTAGCTAGAGTACCACATCTTCAAAATGACTTTGGTCAAGGGTGGAATGGTCAAAGCTATTCATCATTACCGAGTGGCGGTCAAGGTGCAAGTAATGAAAATGGTTCATGGGGAGCACCTTTCGATGGCCAAATAAGAACTTTTGGGCATATTATTGATAATTCTCAGCAAATTAAGCCTTACGTTGCTTTAAAAGATAACATCAAAGACTTTTATGACATTGGATCTGTTTACACAAATTCTATAAGATTATCGGGAGGGGGAAGTAACACGATGTTTAGCCTTGGTTTTACGAATACAGATAGTGACGGTATTATACCAACAGACGCAGATGCATTCAGCAGACGTGTTTTTAATGCTTCTGGAGGAATTTCTTCCGATAAATTCAGGTTAAATGTTTCAGCAAATTATGTTGAAAGAGATCAAAATGTTGTTAATACAGGACAAGGAGATAATGCTGGTGAGGGAGAAGTATTGATCCAAGAAATAATTCAAATTCCTAGAGATGTTAGTTTAGTTGACTTAGCTGATTATAAAAATAACATATTTAATAGCAATGATAACTTTTACACACCATATTCAAGGAATCCATATTGGACTATTAATGAAAACGGTAATAATTTAAAAAGTAATCGTTTTTATGGAAATGCTAATCTAAATTATTCAATAGTAGAAAACTTAAGTGCTACTGTTCAATTTGGTGGAGATATAACCAATACTACTAATAAAAGTTTTGGAGCTGTAATTAATTATTCTCCTGGTTCTCCAAATGCACTTTTAGGAGCAACAACAAATGCAGGCGGTGTTACTGAGTCAAAAACACTTAGAAAAGAATACGATACATTCTTCACCTTAGATTATGACAATAATGTAACTGAAGAGTTAACCGTAGATGCCTCTTTAGGTTTAAACTATAATGAGCGTTCTACCGATTTTTCAAGAGTTCAGATTACAGATTTAAGTGTTCCTAATTTTTATGAGTTATCTAATACAGCTGGAAGACCAATCGTAACTCAAAACAACTCTTTAAGAAGAACATACGGTATTTTCGGTTCAGCCACTATAGGATATAAAAACAGATACTTTTTAACTCTAACAGGTAGAAATGACTGGTCATCTACGTTACCAGTAGAAAACAATTCTTTTTTCTATCCTTCTGCAGGTTTAAGTGCTATTGTTTTAGACAACAGTCAACATACTGTAAAGCTAAGAGCTGCAATAGCCAGAGTTGCCAAAGATACAGGTCCATATAATACTGAAAACGCACTTATTCCTGCCGTCAACAGTGGTGGTTTTGGTCAGATATTATTCCCAATTGGAGGACAAAATGCTTTCGAACTAAGTGGTATTATTGGCAATCCGAACTTAAAACCTGAAATTACTAACGAATACGAATTCGGTACAGAAATAAGTTTATTTAACAGTAGAGTTAACATTGATTTTGCATATTATAACAAAGATACAGAAGGTGTTATTATAAGACGTCCACTACCAAGATCTACGGGTTATGCAAGCTTAACAGGAAACTTCATTGACTTAAATAATAAAGGTGTAGAACTTGCTCTTAGTGGTTACCCTGTAAGAGGTAGCGACTTCACTTGGGAATTAGGTTATACATTTACAAAAAACGAAAATGAAGTAACTGATCTAGCCGAAGGTTTAGATGAAATTTTAATAAACAGTGCATTTGCTGTTAACTTTTATGCAGAAAAAGGGAAACCTCTTGGGGTATTTAAAACTCGTGTACCTTTAACTAATGCTGATGGTCAAGTAATAGTTAATCCTTCAACAGGAATTCCGACTCAAACTACTGATGAAGTAGAAATAGGAAATTCACAAAGAGATTTCATAATGGGACTGAAGAATACATTTACCTACAAAAACTTAAGCTTATCTTTTAATTTTGATTGGAAAGAAGGTGGTAAGATGTATTCATACACAGGTAGATTACTTGGATTTACTGGTAATTCTATATTAACAACATATAATAATAGAAACACCTTTATAGTTCCTAATTCTGTAGTAGACAATGGAAATGGTACTTTCTCTGAAAATACAACTCCTATTACTTTTGAAAATGTAACAGGTTTCTACAGTAGTTCTAATAACGGTTCTACAGAAGTAAATCATGTAGTTGATAGAAGTTTCATAAGATTAAGAGACCTATCCCTATCATATAGAATACCTTTATCTCTGATAGACCGGTTAGGAGTTTCAAGAGCATCAATTACAGCTTATGGTAAAAACTTGTTTTTATGGACACCTGATGATAACCCATATGTAGATCCTGAAATATCAACATTTGGTAGTGATTTAGCGAGTGAATTTGGTGAGTTTTCAACTAATCCTTCGCAAAGAACGTATGGCGTTTCTCTTAAAGTATCATTTTAA
- a CDS encoding immunoglobulin-like domain-containing protein, whose amino-acid sequence MKKIIIYTLIICGFTFTACDVESTEGVSTVTNFAVVEALGDAIVLVEVGDTFVEPGVSATISGTDVPFETLGSLDTNTPGIYDLTYQVVNEDGFAAQAFRTVFVYENNGTLAGVWDGKRIGRSGGPILVSSTSNPNVFNCSDLNAGHYEFDRGIGRAYASPGQLAVSGSSIADTSADNAFGTWNLTGGGISADERTMTWTITIPAFSFGYDCELIKTTP is encoded by the coding sequence ATGAAAAAAATAATAATATATACTTTAATCATATGTGGTTTTACATTTACTGCATGTGATGTAGAAAGTACAGAAGGTGTTTCCACTGTTACAAATTTTGCTGTTGTAGAAGCACTAGGCGATGCAATTGTACTCGTTGAAGTAGGTGATACATTTGTGGAACCAGGAGTAAGCGCAACAATATCTGGTACTGATGTTCCTTTTGAAACATTAGGGTCTTTAGACACAAATACTCCCGGAATATATGACTTAACTTATCAAGTAGTAAATGAAGATGGTTTCGCAGCTCAAGCATTCAGAACAGTTTTTGTGTATGAAAACAATGGTACACTTGCAGGTGTATGGGATGGTAAGAGAATCGGGCGAAGTGGTGGACCAATTCTTGTGTCATCTACATCTAATCCAAATGTATTTAACTGTTCAGATCTAAATGCTGGGCATTATGAATTTGATAGAGGAATTGGTAGGGCGTATGCTTCGCCAGGTCAACTAGCTGTATCTGGTTCTTCTATTGCTGATACAAGTGCCGATAATGCTTTTGGAACATGGAATTTAACTGGTGGTGGTATATCGGCTGATGAAAGAACCATGACTTGGACAATCACAATCCCTGCTTTTAGTTTTGGATATGACTGTGAATTAATTAAAACAACCCCTTAA
- a CDS encoding POTRA domain-containing protein yields MKKVSFLLLIIYILFSSELFCQNLHLKIDGNTEHETSTIDSLSYIKTHKDYRSIEHEIDSIQKRLLKIGYIENELKNIIKINDSSFKTQIHLKKKFNTIYIYYNETEIERSLLEPISKNIFDDYFELEFSKTESALNFINSKISDEGFPFSKLYLSNIKVQDSSNLSAELIVKSETKKRIISNIIIKGYEKFPRSYLKHFLKIKPSQVFDLTKIKNKTNQLNNLRFANEIKSPEVLFSKDSTTLYLYLEKAKSNSFDGFLGFGTNEETNQLEFDGYLNLNLTNNLNFGESFKLLYKSDENDQKTFQADLTLPYLFKSPIGIDLGLRIFRKDSSFTTINQALKLHYQINSKHKIYTGLLSTESNNLLENASLTISDYKTQYYTLAYEFTKAQAYNLLFPINSKLYLETNFGERKALNIQEKQTQLSIDAFKIFYLNRKNSVFLRLNGASLNSNTYFENELLRFGGINSIRGFEENSLFSSLFGLINTEYRYQLNNSIYIHSIIDAAYFENKIIDTKEKLFGYGFGFGILTQAGLFRFNYANGKSENQKFKLSNSKIHISLIANF; encoded by the coding sequence GTGAAAAAAGTTTCTTTTTTACTCCTTATTATATATATTCTTTTTTCTTCGGAATTGTTTTGCCAAAATTTACACCTGAAAATTGATGGTAATACTGAGCATGAAACTAGTACTATAGATTCTTTAAGCTACATTAAAACTCATAAAGATTATAGGTCTATTGAGCATGAGATCGATTCTATTCAAAAAAGACTTTTAAAAATAGGATATATTGAAAATGAGTTAAAAAATATTATTAAGATAAATGACTCATCATTCAAAACTCAAATTCACTTAAAAAAGAAATTTAACACCATATATATATACTATAATGAAACCGAAATTGAACGCTCCCTTTTAGAGCCCATTTCAAAAAATATTTTTGATGATTATTTCGAGCTAGAATTTAGCAAAACTGAAAGTGCTTTAAATTTTATTAATTCTAAAATTTCAGATGAAGGATTTCCTTTTTCAAAATTGTACTTGTCAAATATCAAAGTTCAGGACTCCTCTAATTTATCAGCAGAATTGATTGTTAAATCGGAAACAAAGAAAAGAATCATTAGCAATATCATAATTAAAGGTTATGAAAAATTTCCTCGTTCTTATCTAAAACACTTTTTAAAAATTAAGCCTTCCCAAGTTTTCGATTTAACTAAAATAAAAAACAAGACGAATCAACTAAACAATTTAAGATTCGCTAACGAAATAAAGTCTCCAGAAGTCTTGTTTTCTAAAGACTCTACAACGCTGTATTTATATCTTGAAAAAGCAAAAAGTAACTCTTTTGATGGGTTTTTAGGTTTTGGAACTAATGAAGAAACAAACCAATTAGAGTTTGATGGTTACTTAAATTTAAACTTAACCAATAATTTAAACTTTGGCGAATCTTTTAAACTATTATACAAAAGTGATGAAAATGATCAAAAAACATTTCAAGCTGATTTAACACTCCCTTATTTGTTTAAATCACCTATTGGGATTGATTTAGGATTACGGATTTTTAGAAAAGATTCATCATTCACAACCATAAACCAAGCATTAAAACTACATTATCAAATAAATTCTAAGCATAAAATTTATACTGGTCTTCTTTCTACTGAGTCAAATAATTTATTAGAAAACGCATCTCTTACAATTTCAGATTACAAAACTCAATATTACACGCTAGCATACGAGTTTACAAAAGCACAAGCATACAATCTGCTTTTTCCAATTAATTCTAAATTATATCTGGAAACAAACTTTGGAGAAAGAAAAGCCCTCAATATCCAGGAAAAGCAAACACAACTTTCTATTGATGCATTTAAGATCTTTTATTTAAACAGAAAAAACAGTGTTTTTTTAAGACTAAACGGCGCTTCTTTAAATTCTAACACGTATTTTGAAAATGAATTACTAAGATTTGGAGGCATAAACTCTATTAGGGGATTTGAAGAAAACAGCCTATTTTCCTCTTTATTCGGTTTAATTAATACAGAGTACAGATACCAACTTAACAATTCCATTTATATTCACTCTATTATTGATGCTGCCTATTTTGAAAATAAAATTATAGATACCAAAGAAAAGCTTTTCGGATATGGATTTGGATTTGGTATCCTAACACAGGCTGGATTATTTCGGTTTAATTATGCAAATGGTAAAAGTGAAAATCAAAAATTTAAGCTTTCCAATTCCAAAATACATATAAGTTTAATAGCAAATTTCTAA